One Campylobacter concisus DNA segment encodes these proteins:
- the dksA gene encoding RNA polymerase-binding protein DksA encodes MTQNELNFFKKLLEDRKLQIKKNIYDSSVEVSGLRDSGVSDEFDIASVNTDQLIEQSISTQQRAELHEIDEALEKIANKTYGICDMCEEEIGVPRLKVKPHAKYCIACREIIEKTAKN; translated from the coding sequence ATGACTCAAAACGAGCTAAATTTTTTCAAAAAACTACTTGAAGATAGAAAGCTACAAATCAAAAAAAATATTTATGACTCATCAGTTGAAGTAAGCGGCCTAAGAGATAGTGGCGTAAGCGATGAATTTGACATCGCTTCAGTAAATACCGACCAGCTTATAGAGCAGTCTATATCAACCCAGCAAAGAGCCGAGCTTCACGAGATCGACGAGGCACTTGAAAAGATAGCAAACAAGACTTATGGAATTTGTGACATGTGCGAAGAGGAGATCGGCGTCCCTCGCCTAAAAGTAAAACCGCATGCAAAATACTGCATAGCTTGTCGTGAGATAATAGAAAAAACAGCAAAAAACTAA
- a CDS encoding Cj0814 family flagellar-dependent secreted protein — protein sequence MINALGSYPLNLEQNIKTSTKASTNQTSSLVLGYKVDKDGYFTDEFNKQAGIPSGYKIHSSTLESLVRIETQPDYMQRAFDSIDILKTVNNAYKILSQVVGEDTLNSKDSFSLDEIRNFPQGFSYNRQSMQVTKIHNSIHEFGSAAADFNGKESNKQMISTLFFNPSFNGGDGRQPLKPTTDIFNNNNGGKENTVIGVFMDPHGEKYTNKDGSITKGGLIAAVINNNLDVREGETTAQGKREGYDKSVDSKEFNRAFELFDLMGEMKFGPGFINATDNDIAGMPKYMQDYIRSKRDFVYIDLQSGFVSTPEDRRRGYEEDELSFKKMMEHNLKMLKLLFGEIDKDGKKSKDFMDSFLRFSMPPLNLVKELNENPAGKYLVDMLGIKRDVDIKA from the coding sequence ATGATAAACGCACTTGGTAGCTATCCCTTGAATTTAGAGCAGAACATAAAAACATCAACCAAAGCTTCTACAAACCAAACTAGCTCTCTAGTTTTAGGCTATAAGGTAGATAAAGATGGCTACTTTACAGATGAGTTTAATAAACAAGCTGGCATACCAAGCGGATATAAAATTCACTCAAGCACGCTGGAGTCGTTAGTAAGGATAGAGACGCAGCCTGACTATATGCAAAGGGCTTTTGACAGCATCGACATACTAAAAACCGTAAATAATGCCTATAAAATTCTCTCCCAAGTAGTTGGCGAAGACACACTAAACTCAAAAGATAGCTTTAGCTTAGATGAGATAAGAAATTTCCCTCAAGGCTTTTCTTATAACCGCCAAAGTATGCAAGTAACCAAGATCCATAACTCCATTCATGAATTTGGCTCGGCTGCGGCTGATTTTAACGGCAAAGAGTCAAATAAGCAGATGATAAGCACGCTTTTTTTCAACCCAAGCTTTAATGGTGGAGACGGCAGACAGCCATTAAAACCAACAACTGATATCTTTAATAACAACAATGGCGGCAAAGAAAACACGGTCATTGGTGTATTTATGGATCCGCACGGAGAGAAATACACAAATAAAGACGGCTCAATAACCAAAGGCGGACTTATAGCAGCCGTTATAAACAACAACCTTGATGTAAGAGAGGGCGAGACAACAGCACAAGGCAAAAGAGAAGGCTATGATAAGAGCGTAGATAGTAAAGAATTTAATAGAGCATTTGAGCTGTTTGATCTAATGGGTGAGATGAAATTTGGACCTGGCTTTATAAATGCTACTGATAACGATATAGCTGGCATGCCTAAATATATGCAAGACTACATCAGATCTAAAAGAGACTTTGTCTATATCGACTTACAAAGTGGCTTTGTCAGCACTCCTGAAGATAGACGTAGGGGATATGAAGAAGACGAACTCTCATTTAAAAAGATGATGGAGCATAATCTAAAAATGCTAAAGCTACTCTTTGGCGAGATAGACAAAGATGGTAAAAAGAGCAAGGACTTTATGGATAGCTTTTTGAGATTTAGTATGCCACCTTTAAATTTAGTAAAAGAGCTAAATGAAAACCCAGCAGGAAAATATCTAGTAGATATGCTTGGTATAAAAAGAGATGTTGATATAAAGGCGTAG
- a CDS encoding tRNA dihydrouridine synthase codes for MIDFSKKPLFLAPLAGFSDLPLRSVVKKFGCDVTVSEMISANALVYERSDKTLEMLKKSPNEEPYVVQIAGSDIENLKKAVQIVNKFDGIYGLDLNCGCPVPKVVRQGAGSALLNDLDKLQSIIEAVKSVSNKESLSVKFRLGFNDKNEEKIAKACEEAGANYIAVHGRTRAGGYTAKVDYEAIARVKASVKIPVVANGDINAQNADKILNLTKCDALMIGRASIGNPWIFHEIKTKSSVDKALKQEIILAHFDAMIEHYGEYGLCIFRKHLHQYSKGIDGATSFRNEVNFIKDAHVMRERIREFFA; via the coding sequence ATGATAGACTTTAGTAAAAAGCCACTTTTCTTAGCGCCACTTGCTGGCTTTTCTGACCTGCCGTTACGAAGCGTCGTCAAGAAATTTGGCTGCGACGTCACTGTTAGCGAGATGATCAGCGCAAATGCCTTGGTCTATGAGCGCAGTGACAAAACTCTTGAGATGCTTAAAAAATCTCCAAACGAAGAGCCCTACGTCGTCCAAATAGCTGGCAGCGATATAGAAAATCTAAAAAAAGCCGTGCAGATAGTCAATAAATTTGATGGAATTTATGGGCTCGATCTAAACTGCGGCTGCCCTGTGCCAAAGGTCGTTAGACAAGGCGCAGGATCGGCTTTGCTAAACGATCTTGACAAACTTCAAAGTATAATCGAAGCCGTAAAAAGCGTCTCAAACAAAGAGAGCCTAAGCGTTAAATTTAGACTTGGTTTTAACGACAAAAATGAAGAGAAAATCGCAAAAGCCTGCGAAGAAGCGGGCGCAAACTACATCGCAGTGCATGGTCGCACCAGAGCTGGTGGATACACTGCAAAGGTTGATTATGAAGCGATCGCTAGAGTAAAGGCGAGTGTGAAAATTCCAGTCGTTGCAAATGGCGATATAAACGCGCAAAATGCAGATAAAATTTTAAATCTCACAAAATGTGACGCCCTAATGATCGGCAGAGCAAGCATCGGCAACCCTTGGATATTTCACGAGATAAAGACCAAAAGTAGCGTGGATAAGGCGCTAAAACAAGAGATCATCTTAGCTCACTTCGACGCTATGATCGAACACTACGGCGAGTACGGACTTTGTATATTTAGAAAGCATCTGCACCAATACAGCAAGGGCATAGATGGCGCTACGAGCTTTAGAAATGAGGTAAATTTCATCAAAGATGCCCACGTGATGAGAGAGCGTATAAGGGAGTTTTTTGCCTAG
- a CDS encoding Cj0814 family flagellar-dependent secreted protein: MDLANTIKQYYKIFDQISAGVISKGKEFYSAEDLAKMPKGYFSKDKKMDHFEYLMGRMTSDEIDGLTDRSNEKVTHIFRTAQDAEDAHRLWDDLSDINVEVNGNFLDFSPEVMTTEHTIPYMWVSSAGYDFKPDMSVYDNEQGYTKEQIFVAFLKNEQGLVLQGGTTRITDEALNVYKSSLILTKQDRSEIGIPKAYYDEILSGKKDLKDILARILKLRNLELKKDQTLEGLASKIMDVLKEFDERTKVSLKPVK; encoded by the coding sequence ATCGATCTAGCAAATACTATCAAGCAATACTATAAAATTTTTGATCAAATTTCAGCTGGAGTTATTAGTAAGGGTAAAGAATTTTACTCAGCCGAGGACCTAGCAAAGATGCCAAAGGGCTACTTTTCAAAAGATAAAAAAATGGATCATTTCGAATATCTAATGGGTAGGATGACAAGTGACGAGATAGATGGACTAACTGATAGGAGTAATGAGAAGGTAACTCATATCTTTAGGACAGCACAAGACGCAGAAGATGCACATAGGTTATGGGATGATCTAAGCGATATAAATGTAGAAGTCAATGGAAATTTCCTTGACTTTTCTCCAGAAGTGATGACAACTGAGCATACTATCCCTTATATGTGGGTTAGTAGTGCTGGATATGACTTTAAGCCTGACATGTCTGTATATGATAACGAACAAGGCTATACAAAGGAACAAATCTTTGTTGCATTTTTAAAAAACGAGCAAGGTCTTGTGCTGCAAGGTGGCACAACAAGAATAACTGACGAGGCTCTTAATGTGTATAAAAGTTCATTAATACTTACAAAACAAGATAGAAGTGAGATAGGCATACCAAAGGCTTATTATGATGAGATACTATCTGGCAAGAAAGATCTAAAAGATATACTAGCCAGGATTTTAAAGCTTAGAAATTTAGAGCTTAAAAAAGATCAAACGCTTGAGGGGCTAGCAAGCAAGATAATGGACGTTTTAAAAGAATTTGATGAGAGGACGAAGGTAAGCCTAAAGCCCGTCAAGTAA
- a CDS encoding 5'-methylthioadenosine/adenosylhomocysteine nucleosidase, protein MIAILGAMQEEITPILEMVGEYKTTEYANNKFYEANYKGKNLVIAYSKIGKVNAAITATLMIEKFKASKLLFTGVAGSLDENLKIGDMLYATSLVQHDLDITAFGHPYGFVPGTSIFVKSDEDLNELAKNVASKKGMRLNSGIIATGDQFICDNEKKEWIKKIFNASATEMEGASVALVCETLGVPFFILRAISDGAGNEAEFDFDKFLQDSANVSAKFILEIVESL, encoded by the coding sequence ATGATAGCTATACTTGGAGCGATGCAAGAGGAGATAACGCCGATCCTTGAGATGGTTGGCGAGTATAAAACTACCGAATATGCAAATAATAAATTTTATGAAGCAAACTACAAAGGTAAGAACCTAGTCATCGCCTATTCGAAGATCGGCAAGGTAAATGCGGCGATCACTGCGACCTTGATGATAGAGAAATTTAAGGCTTCAAAGCTGCTTTTTACAGGCGTTGCTGGCTCGCTTGATGAGAATTTGAAAATAGGCGATATGCTATATGCCACCAGCCTTGTGCAGCACGACCTTGACATCACAGCTTTTGGACATCCATACGGCTTTGTGCCAGGGACAAGTATCTTTGTCAAGAGTGATGAGGATCTAAATGAGCTAGCTAAAAATGTCGCTAGTAAAAAGGGCATGAGGCTAAATTCAGGCATCATTGCAACTGGCGATCAGTTCATCTGTGACAACGAGAAAAAAGAGTGGATAAAAAAGATATTTAACGCTAGTGCTACCGAGATGGAGGGTGCGAGCGTTGCGCTAGTTTGCGAGACGCTTGGCGTGCCATTTTTCATCCTTAGAGCCATCAGCGACGGAGCTGGCAACGAGGCTGAGTTTGACTTTGATAAATTCTTGCAAGACTCAGCAAACGTGAGCGCTAAATTTATCCTAGAAATAGTGGAGAGCTTATGA
- a CDS encoding polyribonucleotide nucleotidyltransferase produces MQISSSPYPYLSREHIASEMGFKFNDINEILDNNMGYGMSFPKYARLDRKAQAASYDRHIYPLSGFTKGDEAKVSIIGKLRGYDPDFTSEQLSDLKNFINESKGLFVEYIQGQQAKPDNDKPKILRDIPYTVNEFLNEYRGDRQLLFMQNSRTVDLLDSDMSVDEFKEEWAKYALKERFNITLSGEDAKNAVNILKEMNEKGLQDIESVEEEKDDTKEKKFTPIQAESKNTETYDITKDEKFSYLLKLQKLERERGIDVLRIMQKLEENGKKVVDKKV; encoded by the coding sequence ATGCAAATTTCTAGCTCGCCATATCCTTATCTGTCTAGAGAGCATATAGCTAGTGAGATGGGGTTTAAATTTAACGATATAAACGAGATCCTTGATAACAATATGGGATATGGTATGAGCTTTCCTAAATACGCAAGGCTAGATAGAAAAGCTCAAGCTGCGTCTTATGATAGACATATATATCCACTATCTGGCTTTACAAAAGGCGATGAAGCAAAAGTCTCTATCATAGGAAAGCTTAGAGGCTATGATCCTGACTTTACAAGTGAGCAGCTATCAGATCTTAAAAATTTCATAAATGAAAGCAAGGGTTTATTTGTAGAATACATACAAGGTCAGCAAGCAAAACCAGACAATGATAAGCCAAAAATTTTAAGAGATATCCCATACACTGTAAATGAATTTTTAAATGAATATCGTGGCGATCGCCAGCTGCTATTTATGCAAAACTCAAGGACTGTTGATCTGCTTGATAGCGATATGAGCGTTGATGAGTTTAAAGAGGAGTGGGCTAAATATGCATTAAAAGAGCGGTTTAATATAACTTTATCTGGCGAAGATGCCAAAAATGCTGTCAATATACTAAAAGAGATGAATGAAAAAGGTCTTCAGGATATAGAGAGCGTTGAAGAAGAAAAAGACGACACCAAAGAGAAAAAATTTACTCCTATCCAAGCTGAAAGCAAAAACACTGAAACTTATGACATTACTAAGGATGAGAAATTTTCATATTTGCTCAAGCTTCAAAAACTTGAGAGAGAACGAGGTATCGATGTGCTTCGTATCATGCAAAAACTTGAAGAAAATGGTAAAAAGGTTGTCGATAAAAAGGTTTAA
- a CDS encoding Cj0814 family flagellar-dependent secreted protein: MSIFSVSTQKYSSVATEAKARKLQKEQSESVKFQNALANNEKTKDIAQNLQRLELTKDTQQSIYSVKFKDKNELGYQSDKAGFMDASFNKAAGLPQDFKLHKSTIKEFLNFATKQNNINSVLYSNASGKLFDNDVFENIDIADTIGQYYAIFSQVMGKSLNKDGFTKSDLANLPKGYISQGMKGIDFNADLSDRSNIDFLNSRKNEVVTNIFSSEDEMKLASNLSEDLSKLGIKTNLKKLNFANLEQENSGGFSPDLSYYKTESGYKKEALFISFLKSESPAILEGGETALKPEVLLNNAFIAAQTKDHRNKSLSDVASLKKLAEDRENFKNLVLELLKNSAVKPSEDNINLAFNELNQIYALGRQK; the protein is encoded by the coding sequence ATGAGCATTTTTAGTGTTAGCACGCAAAAGTATAGCTCAGTAGCTACTGAGGCAAAAGCAAGGAAACTTCAAAAAGAGCAGTCTGAAAGTGTCAAATTTCAAAACGCTCTTGCAAATAATGAAAAAACAAAAGACATTGCACAAAATTTACAAAGACTTGAACTTACAAAAGATACACAGCAAAGCATTTATAGCGTGAAATTTAAAGACAAAAACGAGCTTGGCTATCAAAGCGATAAGGCTGGCTTTATGGACGCTAGCTTTAATAAAGCAGCCGGCTTGCCACAGGACTTTAAGCTTCACAAAAGCACTATAAAAGAATTTCTAAACTTCGCAACAAAGCAAAATAATATAAATAGCGTCCTTTATAGCAACGCAAGCGGCAAGCTTTTTGACAATGATGTCTTTGAAAATATCGACATAGCAGACACGATAGGTCAGTATTACGCTATCTTTTCTCAGGTAATGGGTAAGAGTTTAAACAAAGATGGTTTTACAAAGAGTGACTTAGCAAATCTGCCAAAAGGCTACATCTCGCAAGGGATGAAAGGTATCGATTTTAACGCAGATTTGAGCGATAGATCAAATATTGACTTTTTAAATAGTCGCAAAAACGAGGTTGTTACAAACATCTTTAGTAGCGAAGATGAAATGAAGCTTGCATCAAATTTAAGCGAAGATCTATCAAAACTAGGCATAAAAACAAACCTTAAAAAGCTAAATTTTGCAAATTTAGAGCAGGAAAATAGTGGTGGCTTTAGCCCAGACCTCTCTTACTATAAAACGGAGTCTGGTTACAAAAAAGAGGCTTTGTTTATTAGTTTTCTAAAGTCAGAAAGTCCTGCGATCCTAGAAGGTGGAGAGACTGCGCTAAAGCCTGAAGTCTTGCTAAATAACGCCTTCATCGCTGCCCAGACGAAGGATCATAGAAACAAAAGCTTGAGCGATGTGGCTAGCCTTAAAAAGCTAGCAGAAGATAGAGAAAATTTTAAAAATTTAGTGCTTGAGCTACTAAAAAACAGCGCCGTAAAGCCAAGCGAAGATAATATAAATTTAGCTTTTAATGAGCTAAATCAAATTTATGCTTTAGGCAGACAAAAGTAG
- the recO gene encoding recombination protein RecO: MQGYILRVQKVRDEDLLVFVLTPNLLVKSYRFFGARHSNIMTGYKIDFELEQEAKFLPKLRSILHLGFKWLLERDKLIIWQQFMRLLYDHLKEVEQLDEIYFNELDRCAKQMQLQNPKRLIIESYVKILEYEGRLHSELECFICDEEIESELCLTRGFLPSHKHCLDRSEFDASKIKNLFDTKSTIELNDDEINRLYKILLDGL; this comes from the coding sequence ATGCAAGGCTACATCCTGCGCGTGCAAAAGGTCAGAGACGAGGACCTTTTAGTCTTTGTGCTAACGCCAAATTTGCTCGTAAAGTCATATAGATTTTTTGGCGCACGCCACTCAAACATCATGACTGGCTACAAGATCGACTTTGAGCTAGAGCAAGAGGCGAAATTTCTACCAAAGCTTAGAAGCATACTTCACCTTGGCTTTAAGTGGCTGTTAGAGCGTGACAAACTCATCATTTGGCAGCAGTTTATGCGCCTACTTTATGATCATCTAAAAGAGGTCGAGCAGCTCGATGAAATTTACTTTAACGAGCTTGATCGCTGCGCCAAACAGATGCAGCTACAAAACCCAAAACGCCTTATCATCGAAAGCTACGTTAAAATTTTAGAGTATGAAGGCAGGCTTCACAGCGAGCTTGAGTGCTTCATCTGCGACGAGGAGATAGAAAGCGAGCTTTGCCTCACTCGTGGCTTTTTGCCATCTCACAAGCACTGTCTTGATAGGAGCGAATTTGACGCTAGCAAGATCAAAAATTTGTTTGACACAAAAAGCACGATCGAGCTAAATGACGATGAGATAAACCGCCTTTATAAAATTTTACTTGACGGGCTTTAG
- a CDS encoding cell surface protein: MFITTYNGSMQYKEILDDYIAHGNKNLSAEDEKAKVDAYMQGPFGVGLDKIIGIEEGTEDWITKTIDKIDSMLSNKYSLEERRALYGKYPETIEKAIDWELQGYMDWLRDNSVDGRPTISGKVAGLGTKEEEADLRAFIDSMSSLYPNNNKESLSLLDRTDLSIDEFKTLFAKAREKATKDVEEQRKQIIKEEQEYNANFAKEQSEKKFKPMQVKKKYETYDINKDQKFLFARELLKFKEKRGIDVLELMQKIDKKQILNKMA, translated from the coding sequence ATGTTTATTACTACCTATAATGGATCGATGCAATATAAAGAAATTTTAGATGACTACATAGCTCACGGCAATAAAAATTTATCTGCAGAAGATGAGAAAGCTAAAGTTGATGCTTATATGCAAGGACCATTTGGTGTTGGACTAGATAAGATAATCGGTATAGAGGAAGGAACGGAAGACTGGATAACAAAAACCATAGATAAAATAGATAGTATGCTATCAAACAAATACTCTCTAGAAGAGCGAAGAGCTCTATACGGAAAATATCCAGAAACCATAGAAAAAGCGATAGATTGGGAACTTCAAGGCTATATGGACTGGCTGAGGGATAACTCTGTTGATGGCAGGCCAACAATATCTGGAAAGGTGGCTGGTCTTGGCACAAAAGAAGAGGAGGCTGACCTAAGAGCCTTTATAGATAGCATGTCTTCTCTTTATCCGAATAATAACAAGGAGTCGCTTAGTCTTTTAGATAGAACCGACCTAAGCATAGATGAATTTAAAACGTTATTTGCCAAAGCAAGAGAGAAAGCAACAAAAGATGTTGAAGAACAAAGAAAGCAGATAATCAAAGAAGAGCAAGAATACAATGCAAATTTTGCCAAAGAGCAAAGTGAGAAGAAATTTAAACCTATGCAGGTTAAAAAGAAGTATGAGACCTATGATATAAATAAGGATCAAAAATTTCTCTTTGCAAGAGAGCTTTTAAAATTTAAAGAAAAAAGAGGCATAGACGTCTTAGAGCTTATGCAAAAGATAGATAAGAAGCAAATTTTAAATAAGATGGCTTGA
- a CDS encoding tRNA 2-thiocytidine biosynthesis TtcA family protein: protein MIELSKRLLRQVGQTNARYKMIEGGDKILLGLSGGKDSLALAHVLKHVQNVTPEKFEFKAVTLSYGMGEDYAYLTKHCNEHGIEHEVIDSSIFEISKEKIRKNSSFCSFFSRMRRGYLYTYALKHGFNKLAIAHHLDDAAESFFMNFTYNGALRTLAPKYRAKNGIVVIRPFIFVRERQLRENAIKNELRVVGDEACPAMRFDVKMPHARYETKQLLANLEKENPKLFTSLKAAFENIHTDTFFGINEGSEE, encoded by the coding sequence ATGATAGAGCTTAGCAAAAGGCTACTAAGGCAGGTTGGTCAGACAAACGCTAGATACAAGATGATAGAGGGCGGAGATAAGATCTTACTCGGCCTTAGTGGCGGTAAAGATAGCCTCGCGCTCGCTCACGTGCTAAAACATGTGCAAAACGTCACGCCTGAGAAATTTGAGTTTAAGGCTGTGACGCTAAGCTACGGCATGGGCGAAGACTACGCGTATCTTACAAAACACTGCAACGAGCACGGCATAGAGCACGAGGTGATAGATAGCTCGATATTTGAGATATCAAAGGAGAAGATCCGCAAAAATTCTAGCTTTTGCAGCTTTTTCTCACGCATGAGAAGAGGCTATCTCTATACATATGCGCTAAAGCACGGCTTTAACAAGCTTGCGATCGCTCACCATTTAGACGACGCAGCCGAGAGCTTTTTTATGAATTTTACCTACAATGGCGCGCTAAGGACGCTTGCTCCAAAATACAGAGCCAAAAATGGCATCGTCGTGATCAGGCCATTTATCTTTGTGCGCGAAAGACAACTTCGCGAAAATGCGATCAAAAATGAGCTAAGAGTTGTTGGCGATGAGGCGTGTCCTGCGATGAGATTTGACGTGAAGATGCCGCACGCTAGATATGAGACCAAGCAGCTTTTGGCAAATTTAGAAAAAGAAAATCCAAAGCTCTTTACATCGCTTAAAGCAGCATTTGAAAATATCCACACAGATACATTTTTTGGTATCAACGAAGGCAGTGAAGAGTAA
- a CDS encoding uroporphyrinogen III synthase HEM4, producing the protein MKTRKFLVYCIIYTAVVAGLTYSLNSSDFTFELLGQAITLPAAVWVALPVAILALLALLHIAYHGYAFYRYKKWIKKDSQLYKDLAKETLLGFESNKDFKTDTYKIASQLTRSISPVGELKDVGVDDGEINNILQTIKSIKNKEIVDLKKFRLAKDSKLNILNELNKIEQLPTYYLDLLKNHDLNDTLKKAAVAKLIKTANFSDIKRANLDLASEDIMTIITRFINDEIDLSSDEIFDLLNNAKVTKAQYDKAAIMLKNKLKPDAFIGIFEKLKSIHADADEAYVYVLFELQMLDKVREAIEGSDPDEFKEIKVLLFLRDNGKMVPSSLFFK; encoded by the coding sequence ATGAAAACTAGAAAATTTCTCGTCTACTGCATCATCTACACAGCAGTTGTTGCAGGACTTACCTATTCTCTTAATAGTTCAGACTTCACCTTTGAGCTCTTAGGTCAAGCCATAACCTTGCCAGCAGCTGTCTGGGTGGCACTTCCAGTGGCCATTTTGGCGCTCCTTGCCCTACTTCACATCGCATATCACGGATACGCCTTTTATAGATATAAAAAATGGATAAAAAAAGATAGCCAACTCTACAAAGACCTTGCAAAAGAGACGCTTCTTGGCTTTGAGAGCAACAAAGACTTTAAAACCGATACTTACAAGATCGCCTCACAACTTACACGCTCTATCTCACCAGTAGGCGAGCTTAAAGATGTTGGTGTTGATGACGGCGAGATAAACAATATCTTACAAACCATAAAAAGCATAAAAAACAAAGAGATCGTCGATCTAAAGAAATTTAGACTAGCAAAAGATAGCAAGCTAAACATCCTAAACGAGCTAAACAAGATCGAGCAGCTGCCAACTTACTACCTTGACCTGCTTAAAAATCACGACCTAAACGATACGCTTAAAAAAGCAGCCGTTGCCAAACTAATAAAAACAGCAAATTTTAGCGATATAAAAAGGGCAAATTTAGACCTAGCAAGCGAAGATATAATGACCATTATCACACGTTTTATAAATGATGAGATTGACCTAAGTAGCGATGAAATTTTCGATCTTTTAAATAATGCAAAAGTAACAAAAGCACAATACGACAAAGCAGCTATAATGCTTAAAAATAAACTAAAACCAGACGCATTTATCGGCATCTTTGAGAAGCTAAAAAGCATCCATGCTGACGCTGATGAAGCCTACGTATATGTGCTATTTGAGCTTCAGATGCTTGATAAAGTAAGAGAAGCTATCGAGGGCAGCGACCCTGATGAGTTTAAAGAGATAAAGGTTTTACTATTTTTGCGAGATAACGGCAAAATGGTGCCTAGCTCGCTATTTTTTAAATGA
- the fabD gene encoding ACP S-malonyltransferase, protein MKKFAFIFAGQGSQNIGMGKEFYENFSSAQLLLNDASNQTGIDFKELLFTQNDKLDKTEFTQPAIVLNSLMSYLAFSNFIKAKPEFSLGHSLGEFTALAVSGAFGFVDAIRLVNLRGKFMQEACVGKDAGMMVVLGLSDEVVEEICKNAQNEGLKIYAANYNCDGQIVVAGVRADLASYEAKFKEAGAKRAMLLNMSVASHCPILEPASVRLASELEGVLAANFDSVVSNVNAKIYTDKNEALVLLKEQLIKPVCYKQSIKNYENEVDCFIELGATTLKGINKKITEKPTYSVTDMASLEEVVKILEER, encoded by the coding sequence ATGAAGAAATTTGCTTTTATTTTTGCGGGCCAAGGCTCGCAAAATATTGGTATGGGAAAAGAATTTTACGAAAATTTCTCTTCAGCCCAGCTACTTTTAAACGACGCTTCTAACCAAACTGGCATTGATTTTAAAGAGCTTTTATTTACACAAAATGACAAACTAGACAAGACAGAATTTACCCAACCCGCTATCGTTTTAAACTCGCTTATGAGCTACTTGGCATTTTCAAATTTTATCAAGGCCAAGCCAGAATTTAGCCTAGGCCACTCACTTGGTGAGTTTACAGCCCTTGCGGTTAGTGGTGCATTTGGCTTTGTTGATGCCATTAGACTTGTAAATTTACGTGGTAAATTTATGCAAGAGGCTTGTGTTGGTAAAGATGCTGGCATGATGGTAGTGCTAGGTCTTAGCGACGAGGTCGTTGAGGAAATTTGCAAAAACGCACAAAATGAGGGCTTGAAAATTTATGCTGCAAACTATAACTGCGACGGCCAGATAGTAGTAGCTGGCGTGAGGGCTGATCTCGCAAGCTATGAAGCTAAATTTAAAGAAGCAGGTGCCAAAAGAGCGATGCTTTTAAATATGTCAGTAGCTAGCCACTGCCCGATACTTGAGCCAGCTAGCGTTAGGCTGGCAAGCGAGCTTGAGGGAGTTTTGGCTGCAAATTTTGACTCAGTCGTTTCAAACGTAAATGCGAAAATTTATACTGATAAAAACGAAGCATTAGTGCTTTTAAAAGAGCAGCTCATAAAGCCTGTTTGCTACAAGCAAAGCATCAAAAATTACGAAAACGAGGTTGATTGCTTTATCGAGCTAGGTGCTACGACACTAAAAGGAATAAACAAAAAGATCACAGAAAAACCGACATATAGCGTCACTGACATGGCGAGCCTTGAAGAGGTTGTGAAGATATTGGAGGAGAGATGA